In Marivivens aquimaris, one genomic interval encodes:
- the rpe gene encoding ribulose-phosphate 3-epimerase: MTFDRSIKIAPSILSADFANFGQEIRAIEDQGADWVHVDVMDGHFVPNLTFGPPAVKAFRPHVKTFMDVHLMISPVDQYIEAYAEAGADMITAHIEAGPHIHRTVQAIRAQGVKAGVALNPGTRAEEVEYLLDSIDMVLVMTVNPGFGGQKFIQSGVEKVRKVREMIGDRPVHIQVDGGVDTNTAPLVAAAGADSLVAGSAVFKGGSVDKADVYGANIKAIREAAQSAL; the protein is encoded by the coding sequence ATGACTTTCGACCGCTCTATCAAGATCGCTCCGTCGATTCTTTCCGCCGACTTCGCCAACTTTGGTCAGGAAATCCGCGCGATCGAAGATCAAGGCGCCGATTGGGTCCACGTCGATGTCATGGACGGACACTTCGTGCCGAACCTGACCTTTGGCCCGCCCGCCGTCAAAGCGTTCCGTCCGCACGTCAAAACCTTCATGGACGTGCACCTGATGATCTCTCCGGTCGATCAGTACATCGAGGCTTATGCCGAAGCCGGTGCCGACATGATCACCGCTCACATCGAGGCAGGTCCGCACATCCACCGAACCGTACAGGCGATCCGCGCGCAGGGCGTCAAGGCTGGCGTTGCGCTGAACCCCGGCACCCGCGCCGAAGAGGTCGAGTATCTGCTCGACAGCATCGACATGGTGCTCGTGATGACGGTGAACCCCGGGTTTGGTGGACAGAAGTTCATCCAGAGCGGCGTCGAGAAGGTCCGCAAAGTGCGCGAGATGATCGGTGACCGCCCGGTTCACATTCAGGTCGACGGCGGCGTCGATACGAATACCGCTCCGCTCGTCGCGGCTGCCGGTGCTGACTCGCTTGTGGCGGGTTCGGCCGTGTTCAAAGGCGGATCGGTCGACAAGGCTGACGTCTACGGCGCCAACATCAAAGCGATCCGCGAAGCAGCGCAGTCCGCGCTCTGA
- a CDS encoding sensor histidine kinase: MSRPVGAKWRPSLGLVVAVVLGAVLGLAFGGIVAVRYLWPYLGYREAVFAVFAVVFVATIALGWGLVRLVLRPVSLLAARSGAIKRSEEGSLDPLPHYGTSEFQMLGQSMLEMGRVLQNREAVVRSYADHVTHEMRSPLTVLRGAAELLDSDLPPDERRRLVARIGQATDRMMALLEAQRDLARAQEPMPAGQTVFADLVEEWQIAYPDLDISMRGAATIPLSKEAVRLVIQHLLANAAVHGARKVTLECNGQKVIVTDDGQGISAGNRDRIFEPFFTTRRSSGGTGMGLPIVRRMLEAHGGSIALLPTNEGTAFEIRF; this comes from the coding sequence ATGTCGCGGCCAGTAGGGGCGAAGTGGCGCCCGTCGCTCGGCCTCGTCGTTGCGGTGGTTTTGGGCGCTGTGCTGGGACTGGCATTTGGCGGGATTGTGGCTGTGCGGTACCTCTGGCCGTACCTCGGCTACCGCGAGGCGGTCTTTGCAGTGTTCGCTGTGGTCTTTGTCGCGACCATCGCGCTGGGCTGGGGCTTGGTGCGGTTGGTCTTGCGCCCCGTGTCATTGCTGGCAGCGCGGTCAGGGGCGATCAAACGGTCGGAAGAAGGGTCGCTTGACCCGTTGCCGCATTACGGGACCAGCGAGTTCCAGATGCTTGGCCAATCCATGCTGGAGATGGGCCGCGTTTTGCAAAACCGCGAGGCAGTCGTGCGGTCCTATGCCGACCATGTGACACACGAGATGCGCTCCCCATTGACGGTGTTGCGCGGCGCGGCTGAACTGCTCGACAGTGACCTCCCGCCAGATGAACGCCGCCGCCTCGTCGCGCGGATCGGGCAGGCGACCGATCGGATGATGGCGCTCCTCGAAGCGCAGCGTGATTTGGCCCGCGCGCAGGAGCCGATGCCCGCAGGACAGACCGTGTTCGCCGATCTGGTCGAGGAATGGCAGATTGCCTATCCCGATCTGGACATCTCTATGAGGGGCGCGGCCACCATTCCGCTGAGCAAAGAGGCCGTTCGGTTGGTCATCCAGCATCTCCTTGCGAACGCCGCGGTCCATGGCGCGCGGAAGGTGACGCTGGAGTGCAATGGGCAAAAGGTCATCGTCACGGACGATGGGCAGGGGATTTCGGCAGGCAATCGCGACCGCATTTTCGAGCCATTCTTTACCACGCGGCGCAGCAGTGGCGGCACGGGGATGGGCCTGCCGATCGTGCGCCGGATGCTTGAAGCACACGGCGGCTCTATCGCGCTGCTGCCAACAAACGAAGGCACCGCATTCGAGATACGCTTCTGA
- a CDS encoding ceramide glucosyltransferase, translated as MNGIEIIASAILGTSGALQIVTSGAAAYAMKAKRKKTIISGTPSVSVLRPVCGLENNIEETLRTTFETTWHGKVELLFCVDREDDPIVPVVRGLIAEYPSVEARLLVGRDHVSGNPKLNNLIKGWREAQHEFVLMADSNVLLPADYIERLFACWDDETGLVTSPPVGVDAANMWGSLECGFLNTYQGRWQLSSDAFENGYAQGKMLFWRKDILDAAGGPEALGAEMAEDVASTKVVRAAGKKVRLLNQLMPQPIGERDFKSVWSRQVRWAKVRRMGFPAVFCAEILAGVGLPMLMTLILTFTGLLSWWWLLAVPALWFGVEFAVASLAGWPRSLRDVATWVIRDAMLPLIWVSAWRGNSFEWRGNAMDASEVTAKARG; from the coding sequence ATGAACGGAATTGAAATCATTGCCTCCGCGATCCTCGGCACCTCCGGTGCCCTCCAGATTGTGACGTCCGGCGCTGCCGCTTACGCGATGAAGGCAAAACGCAAGAAGACCATCATTTCGGGCACCCCGAGCGTATCGGTGCTGCGCCCTGTCTGCGGATTAGAGAACAACATCGAGGAAACGTTGCGCACGACGTTCGAAACAACGTGGCACGGCAAGGTCGAGCTGCTGTTCTGTGTCGACCGCGAAGACGATCCCATCGTTCCCGTGGTCCGTGGACTGATCGCTGAATACCCGTCTGTCGAAGCGCGACTGCTCGTGGGGAGGGACCATGTTTCGGGAAACCCCAAGCTGAACAACCTTATCAAAGGCTGGAGAGAAGCGCAGCACGAGTTCGTCCTGATGGCGGATAGCAACGTTCTGCTTCCGGCTGACTATATCGAACGCCTTTTTGCATGCTGGGACGACGAAACCGGCCTTGTGACCTCGCCGCCCGTTGGTGTTGATGCGGCGAATATGTGGGGCTCGCTGGAATGCGGTTTCCTCAACACCTATCAGGGGCGCTGGCAGCTTAGCTCTGACGCTTTTGAAAACGGCTACGCACAAGGCAAGATGCTGTTCTGGCGCAAGGACATCCTCGACGCTGCGGGTGGACCCGAAGCGCTGGGCGCAGAAATGGCCGAAGATGTGGCCTCCACCAAAGTTGTCCGTGCTGCCGGTAAGAAAGTTCGCCTACTCAATCAATTGATGCCGCAGCCGATCGGTGAACGCGATTTCAAATCGGTCTGGAGCCGTCAGGTGCGCTGGGCCAAGGTCCGCCGTATGGGCTTCCCCGCCGTATTCTGCGCCGAAATTCTGGCTGGCGTCGGGCTGCCGATGCTTATGACCCTCATCCTGACGTTCACCGGTCTGCTGTCGTGGTGGTGGCTGCTGGCCGTTCCCGCATTGTGGTTCGGCGTCGAATTCGCAGTCGCGAGCCTCGCAGGATGGCCGCGGAGTTTGCGCGATGTTGCAACGTGGGTTATCCGCGACGCCATGCTGCCCTTGATCTGGGTGAGCGCATGGAGAGGCAACAGCTTCGAGTGGCGTGGCAATGCAATGGACGCCAGCGAGGTGACGGCGAAAGCCCGAGGCTAA
- a CDS encoding UDP-2,3-diacylglucosamine diphosphatase, translating into MDIQSQSFSRAPFIVPPEVVADLQAMARTPKSDRKPKHQPGKRYFPTIFISDLHLGARSCRAEELLAFLQSHVADTIYLVGDIFDIWRPIGSRWTKTHHDIFRLLLDRAKSGVRLVYTPGNHDEFFRNYFGTYFECVEVADYVYHTASDGSRYLVIHGDCCDEFEQRAPLLSKLGAHCEGVLRGAQDCFNWVASGFGMKREWNGIDWCLNRINSMLRAQDSFQFRLTDLAKEHEVDGIICGHFHQAALHSDHGVVYANCGDWTENCTALAETSSGGLMLVDWAAHGATAPVPAAEDEPVSVRA; encoded by the coding sequence ATGGATATTCAGTCCCAGAGTTTTTCGAGGGCCCCGTTCATTGTTCCGCCCGAGGTCGTGGCCGATTTGCAAGCGATGGCTCGCACGCCAAAATCCGACCGAAAGCCCAAGCACCAGCCTGGTAAGCGTTACTTTCCGACGATCTTCATTTCCGACCTGCACCTTGGCGCCCGTAGTTGCCGCGCAGAGGAATTGCTCGCTTTCCTTCAGTCCCACGTCGCCGACACGATCTACCTTGTCGGCGATATCTTCGACATCTGGCGCCCGATCGGGTCGCGCTGGACGAAAACCCACCACGACATCTTCCGCCTCTTGCTGGACCGCGCCAAAAGCGGCGTGCGTCTGGTCTATACCCCCGGCAATCATGACGAATTCTTCCGCAACTATTTTGGCACCTATTTCGAGTGCGTCGAAGTTGCCGATTACGTCTATCACACCGCCTCCGACGGCTCGCGCTACCTCGTGATCCACGGCGATTGCTGTGACGAATTCGAGCAGCGTGCCCCGCTTCTGTCAAAGCTCGGCGCCCATTGCGAAGGCGTGCTGCGCGGTGCGCAGGACTGTTTTAACTGGGTTGCTTCTGGCTTCGGGATGAAGCGCGAATGGAACGGCATCGATTGGTGCCTGAACCGCATCAATAGCATGCTTCGCGCGCAGGACAGCTTTCAGTTCCGCCTGACTGATCTGGCCAAAGAGCACGAGGTCGACGGCATCATCTGCGGCCACTTTCACCAAGCCGCGCTGCACTCGGACCATGGCGTTGTCTACGCCAACTGCGGCGACTGGACGGAAAATTGTACGGCTCTGGCTGAAACCAGTAGCGGTGGTTTGATGTTGGTAGACTGGGCGGCCCACGGTGCGACTGCGCCTGTGCCCGCCGCTGAAGACGAACCAGTGTCTGTGCGAGCTTGA
- a CDS encoding response regulator transcription factor codes for MTRTILIADDDADIRDILRIALKQADFAVIEAEDGAQALELAQTAKPDLVILDIGMPEMDGLDVCRQLRKSSDVPVLFLTARSDEIDRIVGLELGADDYVAKPFSPRELVARVKVILKRTATAPTKPSGLKRGVLTVDPERHVCHVRETEVDLTAREQDILMHLIARPEHVVPRPALVDQVYGTNIHVSDRTLDSHLRNLRKKLADAGCPDAIDTVHGVGLRMGQCRGQ; via the coding sequence ATGACCCGAACTATTCTGATTGCCGACGATGATGCCGACATCCGCGATATCCTGAGGATCGCGCTGAAGCAGGCAGACTTTGCGGTGATCGAAGCCGAGGACGGTGCGCAGGCGCTGGAATTGGCGCAAACCGCGAAGCCGGACCTCGTGATCCTCGATATTGGGATGCCGGAGATGGACGGCCTCGACGTGTGCCGCCAACTGCGTAAGTCATCGGACGTGCCCGTGCTGTTTTTGACCGCCCGCTCTGACGAGATCGACCGGATTGTGGGGTTGGAGCTTGGTGCGGACGACTATGTCGCCAAACCGTTCTCCCCGCGCGAACTGGTCGCCCGCGTGAAGGTCATCCTGAAACGCACCGCGACCGCACCCACCAAGCCGAGCGGGTTGAAGCGTGGGGTGCTGACAGTCGATCCCGAGCGGCACGTTTGCCATGTCCGCGAAACGGAGGTCGATCTGACCGCTCGCGAACAAGACATCCTGATGCACCTGATCGCCCGACCCGAACATGTCGTGCCGCGTCCTGCACTGGTGGATCAGGTGTATGGCACCAACATTCACGTCAGCGACCGGACGCTCGACAGTCACCTGCGGAACCTGCGCAAAAAGCTGGCCGATGCGGGCTGCCCCGATGCCATCGACACCGTGCACGGCGTCGGGTTGAGGATGGGTCAATGTCGCGGCCAGTAG